A genomic region of Leptolyngbya sp. NIES-2104 contains the following coding sequences:
- a CDS encoding AEC family transporter: MIGSLVHAYTPLIFWTGVGALLFKYLPQSFPRLLGRSLYWIGVPWQIFALVRQTDFNANAGIAPVVTIATLGTGLTIAWITLQILVWLKTVSKPTWLNAIDSWLPPLDRSSQGTFVIASMIGNTGFVGLGLIPALIGDGDLSWAVFFSVTQNLIGTYGIGVLIASHYGRSENQSSILTLLRDLITVPTLWAFAASYATQSIAFPEWGETIVHSSLLFVIPASFLLMGMRLIQLKGIDSLKTATIPVLLKALVLPILVAIAVALLGLNHDARLSLTIMAGVPTAFASLILAEEYNLDHDLAASSIALSTIAILVTIPIWLFVS, translated from the coding sequence TAAGTATTTGCCTCAATCGTTTCCAAGACTTTTAGGGCGAAGTTTATATTGGATCGGCGTACCGTGGCAGATTTTCGCCTTGGTGCGGCAGACGGATTTTAATGCGAATGCGGGAATCGCCCCAGTAGTCACGATCGCAACTCTCGGTACGGGATTAACGATCGCTTGGATCACGCTGCAAATTTTGGTCTGGCTCAAAACTGTCTCGAAACCGACTTGGTTAAATGCGATCGATTCTTGGTTGCCGCCGCTCGATCGTTCTTCTCAAGGCACATTCGTCATCGCTTCGATGATCGGCAATACGGGCTTTGTTGGACTGGGATTAATTCCAGCACTGATCGGAGATGGTGATCTAAGTTGGGCGGTCTTCTTTAGCGTCACCCAGAATTTGATCGGCACGTATGGGATCGGGGTTCTGATTGCGAGTCACTATGGACGATCGGAAAATCAAAGCTCGATTTTGACCTTGCTGCGCGATCTCATCACTGTTCCTACTCTTTGGGCGTTTGCGGCAAGTTATGCGACTCAATCGATCGCGTTTCCAGAATGGGGAGAAACGATCGTACATTCGTCGCTATTGTTCGTGATCCCCGCATCTTTTCTATTGATGGGAATGCGATTGATTCAACTTAAAGGAATTGACAGCCTCAAAACCGCTACAATTCCGGTATTGCTGAAAGCTTTAGTGTTACCAATCTTAGTCGCGATCGCGGTTGCACTTCTCGGATTAAATCACGATGCCCGCCTTTCTTTGACGATCATGGCAGGTGTTCCCACTGCATTTGCCAGCTTGATTTTGGCTGAGGAGTATAACTTAGACCATGATCTCGCTGCCAGTAGTATCGCTCTGAGTACGATCGCGATTCTGGTTACGATTCCGATTTGGTTATTTGTTAGCTAA